The proteins below come from a single Oenanthe melanoleuca isolate GR-GAL-2019-014 chromosome Z, OMel1.0, whole genome shotgun sequence genomic window:
- the DIMT1 gene encoding probable dimethyladenosine transferase gives MPKARAGKRPERREGRACGILFNTGAGQHILKNPLVVNSIVDKAALRRTDVVLEVGPGTGNLTVKMLEKVKKVIACEIDPRLVGELQKRVQGTCLANKLEIKVGDVLKTDLPFFDACVANLPYQISSPFVFKLLLHRPFFRCAILMFQREFALRLVAKPGSKLYCRLSINTQLLARVDHLMKVGKNNFRPPPKVESSVVRIEPKNPPPPINFQEWDGLVRIAFVRKNKTLSAAFKSSAVEQLLDHNYRIHCSLHNTEIPENFKIAEKIQTVLKDTGYSDKRARSMDIDDFIRLLHGFNSEGIHFS, from the exons ATGCCCAAGGCGCGGGCCGGGAAGCGGCCGGAGCGCCGGGAGGGCCGCGCCTGCG GCATCCTGTTCAACACCGGGGCCGGGCAGCACATCCTGAAGAACCCGCTGGTGGTGAACAGCATCGTCGATAAG GCTGCCCTGCGCCGCACCGATGTCGTTCTGGAAGTGGGCCCGGGAACTGGAAACCTGACAGTAAAGATGCTGGAGAAAGTCAAAAAA GTTATTGCATGTGAAATTGACCCTAGACTTGTTGGTGAGCTTCAGAAGAGAGTCCAGGGCAC GTGTCTAGCCAACAAACTTGAAATCAAGGTTGGAGATGTCTTGAAAACAGACTTACCATTCTTTGATGCATGTGTGGCTAACTTGCCTTACCAG atttctTCACCTTTTGTTTTCAAGTTATTGCTTCATAGACCTTTTTTCAG GTGTGCAATCCTTATGTTCCAAAGGGAATTTGCACTTCGTTTGGTTGCAAAACCAGGAAGTAAGCTGTACTGCAGACTGTCTATTAATACCCAGCTATTGGCTCGAGTGGACCACCTGATGAAG GTTGGAAAGAACAACTTCAGGCCTCCTCCCAAAGTCGAATCCAGTGTTGTCAGAATAGagccaaaaaacccaccaccacCCATCAACTTCCAG GAGTGGGATGGTCTGGTAAGGATAGCCTTTGTTAGGAAAAACAAGACACTCTCTGCAGCATTCAA ATCAAGTGCTGTAGAGCAATTGCTGGATCATAATTACCGAATTCATTGTTCCTTACATAATACA GAAATCCCTGAAAACTTCAAAATTGCAGAGAAGATACAGACAGTTCTTAAAGATACAGGTTACTCTGATAAACGAGCCCGCTCAATGGATATAGATGATTTCATTcg ATTGCTACATGGCTTCAATTCAGAAGGCATCCATTTTTCATAG